In one Heptranchias perlo isolate sHepPer1 chromosome 25, sHepPer1.hap1, whole genome shotgun sequence genomic region, the following are encoded:
- the tbx1 gene encoding T-box transcription factor TBX1 isoform X1, producing the protein MDENSALSPKANAFSIASLISAGQQPGNEAILQSTAFGKHFDPSLTCSRMHFSTVTRDMEAFTANSISSLNSSGGYHLSPSPGDPGPYSHETHYEPCSAAQHNTYSSFASSGSAPSSETDTGPSNCSSVNASSKAPVKKNPKVANITVQLEMKALWDEFNQLGTEMIVTKAGRRMFPTFQVKIFGMDPMSDYMLLMDFVPVDDKRYRYAFHSSSWLVAGKADPATPGRVHYHPDSPAKGAQWMKQIVSFDKLKLTNNLLDDNGHIILNSMHRYQPRFHVVYVDPRKDSEKYAEENFKTFLFEETRFTAVTAYQNHRITQLKIASNPFAKGFRDCDPEDCFVPYFRPRNHRPGSLQLISAFARNRNLVSSPQQNGSEKDGDTRGDYDRDPSRTAMHAEHPHQQQLMSRVLSPALPGGLHPLTRPSPPHELRLDPHTQPPDSLHHTYKYRSYHDAYIGAKARPTPYPLPGIAGHSYHHMNPTANMYPASAAPTNYDYGHR; encoded by the exons ATGGACGAAAACAGTGCTCTTTCTCCCAAGGCGAATGCTTTCAGTATTGCCTCTCTGATTTCAGCGGGCCAGCAACCAGGAAACGAAGCGATCCTGCAAAGTACTGCCTTCGGCAAGCACTTCGACCCCAGTCTAACTTGCAGTAGGATGCATTTTAGCACCGTGACAAGGGACATGGAAG CTTTTACTGCCAACAGCATTAGTAGTTTGAACTCGTCCGGGGGTTACCACCTCTCGCCTTCTCCCGGAGACCCCGGCCCCTACAGCCACGAGACTCACTACGAGCCCTGCTCGGCCGCCCAGCACAACACTTACAGCAGTTTCGCGAGCAGCGGCTCCGCACCGTCCTCAGAAACCGACACCGGCCCTTCCAACTGCTCATCGGTCAACGCATCCAGCAAAGCGCCGGTCAAGAAGAACCCGAAGGTGGCCAACATCACGGTGCAGCTGGAGATGAAAGCGCTATGGGACGAGTTTAATCAACTCGGGACCGAGATGATAGTCACCAAAGCGGGGAG gAGAATGTTCCCGACTTTTCAAGTGAAGATTTTCGGCATGGATCCCATGTCTGACTATATGCTGCTCATGGATTTTGTGCCCGTGGACGACAAAAGATACCG GTATGCCTTCCACAGTTCCTCCTGGCTGGTGGCCGGTAAAGCAGATCCAGCCACCCCGGGCAGAGTACATTATCATCCTGACTCACCAGCCAAGGGCGCTCAATGGATGAAACAAATAGTCTCTTTCGACAAGCTAAAACTAACCAATAATTTATTGGATGATAACGGTCAT ATTATCCTAAACTCGATGCACAGATACCAGCCGCGGTTTCATGTCGTATATGTTGACCCAAGAAAAGATAGTGAAAAGTACGCCGAGGAGAACTTTAAAACGTTTCTATTTGAGGAGACGAGATTTACAGCGGTCACGGCGTATCAGAACCACCGG ATAACACAACTAAAAATCGCAAGCAATCCATTTGCAAAAGGATTTAGAGACTGTGATCCCGAAGACTG TTTTGTGCCATATTTTAGGCCGAGGAATCACAGACCCGGCTCTTTACAGTTAATCAGCGCTTTCGCCAGAAACCGTAACCTGGTCTCATCACCGCAACAGAACGGCAGTGAGAAAG ATGGAGACACCAGAGGTGACTATGACCGGGATCCTAGCCGGACAGCCATGCACGCGGAACATCCTCATCAGCAGCAGCTAATGTCCCGGGTGCTGAGCCCGGCTCTCCCCGGCGGACTTCATCCGCTCACCCGGCCAAGCCCTCCTCACGAACTGCGGCTGGACCCCCACACGCAGCCACCGGACAGCCTCCATCACACCTACAAGTACCGTTCATACCACGATGCTTACATCGGTGCCAAAGCCAGGCCGACCCCTTACCCGCTGCCCGGCATAGCGGGCCACAGCTACCACCACATGAACCCCACTGCAAACATGTACCCTGCCAGTGCAGCCCCCACTAACTATGACTATGGGCACAGATAA
- the tbx1 gene encoding T-box transcription factor TBX1 isoform X4, translating to MHFSTVTRDMEAFTANSISSLNSSGGYHLSPSPGDPGPYSHETHYEPCSAAQHNTYSSFASSGSAPSSETDTGPSNCSSVNASSKAPVKKNPKVANITVQLEMKALWDEFNQLGTEMIVTKAGRRMFPTFQVKIFGMDPMSDYMLLMDFVPVDDKRYRYAFHSSSWLVAGKADPATPGRVHYHPDSPAKGAQWMKQIVSFDKLKLTNNLLDDNGHIILNSMHRYQPRFHVVYVDPRKDSEKYAEENFKTFLFEETRFTAVTAYQNHRITQLKIASNPFAKGFRDCDPEDCFVPYFRPRNHRPGSLQLISAFARNRNLVSSPQQNGSEKDGDTRGDYDRDPSRTAMHAEHPHQQQLMSRVLSPALPGGLHPLTRPSPPHELRLDPHTQPPDSLHHTYKYRSYHDAYIGAKARPTPYPLPGIAGHSYHHMNPTANMYPASAAPTNYDYGHR from the exons ATGCATTTTAGCACCGTGACAAGGGACATGGAAG CTTTTACTGCCAACAGCATTAGTAGTTTGAACTCGTCCGGGGGTTACCACCTCTCGCCTTCTCCCGGAGACCCCGGCCCCTACAGCCACGAGACTCACTACGAGCCCTGCTCGGCCGCCCAGCACAACACTTACAGCAGTTTCGCGAGCAGCGGCTCCGCACCGTCCTCAGAAACCGACACCGGCCCTTCCAACTGCTCATCGGTCAACGCATCCAGCAAAGCGCCGGTCAAGAAGAACCCGAAGGTGGCCAACATCACGGTGCAGCTGGAGATGAAAGCGCTATGGGACGAGTTTAATCAACTCGGGACCGAGATGATAGTCACCAAAGCGGGGAG gAGAATGTTCCCGACTTTTCAAGTGAAGATTTTCGGCATGGATCCCATGTCTGACTATATGCTGCTCATGGATTTTGTGCCCGTGGACGACAAAAGATACCG GTATGCCTTCCACAGTTCCTCCTGGCTGGTGGCCGGTAAAGCAGATCCAGCCACCCCGGGCAGAGTACATTATCATCCTGACTCACCAGCCAAGGGCGCTCAATGGATGAAACAAATAGTCTCTTTCGACAAGCTAAAACTAACCAATAATTTATTGGATGATAACGGTCAT ATTATCCTAAACTCGATGCACAGATACCAGCCGCGGTTTCATGTCGTATATGTTGACCCAAGAAAAGATAGTGAAAAGTACGCCGAGGAGAACTTTAAAACGTTTCTATTTGAGGAGACGAGATTTACAGCGGTCACGGCGTATCAGAACCACCGG ATAACACAACTAAAAATCGCAAGCAATCCATTTGCAAAAGGATTTAGAGACTGTGATCCCGAAGACTG TTTTGTGCCATATTTTAGGCCGAGGAATCACAGACCCGGCTCTTTACAGTTAATCAGCGCTTTCGCCAGAAACCGTAACCTGGTCTCATCACCGCAACAGAACGGCAGTGAGAAAG ATGGAGACACCAGAGGTGACTATGACCGGGATCCTAGCCGGACAGCCATGCACGCGGAACATCCTCATCAGCAGCAGCTAATGTCCCGGGTGCTGAGCCCGGCTCTCCCCGGCGGACTTCATCCGCTCACCCGGCCAAGCCCTCCTCACGAACTGCGGCTGGACCCCCACACGCAGCCACCGGACAGCCTCCATCACACCTACAAGTACCGTTCATACCACGATGCTTACATCGGTGCCAAAGCCAGGCCGACCCCTTACCCGCTGCCCGGCATAGCGGGCCACAGCTACCACCACATGAACCCCACTGCAAACATGTACCCTGCCAGTGCAGCCCCCACTAACTATGACTATGGGCACAGATAA
- the tbx1 gene encoding T-box transcription factor TBX1 isoform X3 — protein MFVYHQFQSGQQPGNEAILQSTAFGKHFDPSLTCSRMHFSTVTRDMEAFTANSISSLNSSGGYHLSPSPGDPGPYSHETHYEPCSAAQHNTYSSFASSGSAPSSETDTGPSNCSSVNASSKAPVKKNPKVANITVQLEMKALWDEFNQLGTEMIVTKAGRRMFPTFQVKIFGMDPMSDYMLLMDFVPVDDKRYRYAFHSSSWLVAGKADPATPGRVHYHPDSPAKGAQWMKQIVSFDKLKLTNNLLDDNGHIILNSMHRYQPRFHVVYVDPRKDSEKYAEENFKTFLFEETRFTAVTAYQNHRITQLKIASNPFAKGFRDCDPEDCFVPYFRPRNHRPGSLQLISAFARNRNLVSSPQQNGSEKDGDTRGDYDRDPSRTAMHAEHPHQQQLMSRVLSPALPGGLHPLTRPSPPHELRLDPHTQPPDSLHHTYKYRSYHDAYIGAKARPTPYPLPGIAGHSYHHMNPTANMYPASAAPTNYDYGHR, from the exons CGGGCCAGCAACCAGGAAACGAAGCGATCCTGCAAAGTACTGCCTTCGGCAAGCACTTCGACCCCAGTCTAACTTGCAGTAGGATGCATTTTAGCACCGTGACAAGGGACATGGAAG CTTTTACTGCCAACAGCATTAGTAGTTTGAACTCGTCCGGGGGTTACCACCTCTCGCCTTCTCCCGGAGACCCCGGCCCCTACAGCCACGAGACTCACTACGAGCCCTGCTCGGCCGCCCAGCACAACACTTACAGCAGTTTCGCGAGCAGCGGCTCCGCACCGTCCTCAGAAACCGACACCGGCCCTTCCAACTGCTCATCGGTCAACGCATCCAGCAAAGCGCCGGTCAAGAAGAACCCGAAGGTGGCCAACATCACGGTGCAGCTGGAGATGAAAGCGCTATGGGACGAGTTTAATCAACTCGGGACCGAGATGATAGTCACCAAAGCGGGGAG gAGAATGTTCCCGACTTTTCAAGTGAAGATTTTCGGCATGGATCCCATGTCTGACTATATGCTGCTCATGGATTTTGTGCCCGTGGACGACAAAAGATACCG GTATGCCTTCCACAGTTCCTCCTGGCTGGTGGCCGGTAAAGCAGATCCAGCCACCCCGGGCAGAGTACATTATCATCCTGACTCACCAGCCAAGGGCGCTCAATGGATGAAACAAATAGTCTCTTTCGACAAGCTAAAACTAACCAATAATTTATTGGATGATAACGGTCAT ATTATCCTAAACTCGATGCACAGATACCAGCCGCGGTTTCATGTCGTATATGTTGACCCAAGAAAAGATAGTGAAAAGTACGCCGAGGAGAACTTTAAAACGTTTCTATTTGAGGAGACGAGATTTACAGCGGTCACGGCGTATCAGAACCACCGG ATAACACAACTAAAAATCGCAAGCAATCCATTTGCAAAAGGATTTAGAGACTGTGATCCCGAAGACTG TTTTGTGCCATATTTTAGGCCGAGGAATCACAGACCCGGCTCTTTACAGTTAATCAGCGCTTTCGCCAGAAACCGTAACCTGGTCTCATCACCGCAACAGAACGGCAGTGAGAAAG ATGGAGACACCAGAGGTGACTATGACCGGGATCCTAGCCGGACAGCCATGCACGCGGAACATCCTCATCAGCAGCAGCTAATGTCCCGGGTGCTGAGCCCGGCTCTCCCCGGCGGACTTCATCCGCTCACCCGGCCAAGCCCTCCTCACGAACTGCGGCTGGACCCCCACACGCAGCCACCGGACAGCCTCCATCACACCTACAAGTACCGTTCATACCACGATGCTTACATCGGTGCCAAAGCCAGGCCGACCCCTTACCCGCTGCCCGGCATAGCGGGCCACAGCTACCACCACATGAACCCCACTGCAAACATGTACCCTGCCAGTGCAGCCCCCACTAACTATGACTATGGGCACAGATAA
- the tbx1 gene encoding T-box transcription factor TBX1 isoform X2, giving the protein MDENSALSPKANAFSIASLISAGQQPGNEAILQSTAFGKHFDPSLTCSRMHFSTVTRDMEAFTANSISSLNSSGGYHLSPSPGDPGPYSHETHYEPCSAAQHNTYSSFASSGSAPSSETDTGPSNCSSVNASSKAPVKKNPKVANITVQLEMKALWDEFNQLGTEMIVTKAGRRMFPTFQVKIFGMDPMSDYMLLMDFVPVDDKRYRYAFHSSSWLVAGKADPATPGRVHYHPDSPAKGAQWMKQIVSFDKLKLTNNLLDDNGHIILNSMHRYQPRFHVVYVDPRKDSEKYAEENFKTFLFEETRFTAVTAYQNHRITQLKIASNPFAKGFRDCDPEDWPRNHRPGSLQLISAFARNRNLVSSPQQNGSEKDGDTRGDYDRDPSRTAMHAEHPHQQQLMSRVLSPALPGGLHPLTRPSPPHELRLDPHTQPPDSLHHTYKYRSYHDAYIGAKARPTPYPLPGIAGHSYHHMNPTANMYPASAAPTNYDYGHR; this is encoded by the exons ATGGACGAAAACAGTGCTCTTTCTCCCAAGGCGAATGCTTTCAGTATTGCCTCTCTGATTTCAGCGGGCCAGCAACCAGGAAACGAAGCGATCCTGCAAAGTACTGCCTTCGGCAAGCACTTCGACCCCAGTCTAACTTGCAGTAGGATGCATTTTAGCACCGTGACAAGGGACATGGAAG CTTTTACTGCCAACAGCATTAGTAGTTTGAACTCGTCCGGGGGTTACCACCTCTCGCCTTCTCCCGGAGACCCCGGCCCCTACAGCCACGAGACTCACTACGAGCCCTGCTCGGCCGCCCAGCACAACACTTACAGCAGTTTCGCGAGCAGCGGCTCCGCACCGTCCTCAGAAACCGACACCGGCCCTTCCAACTGCTCATCGGTCAACGCATCCAGCAAAGCGCCGGTCAAGAAGAACCCGAAGGTGGCCAACATCACGGTGCAGCTGGAGATGAAAGCGCTATGGGACGAGTTTAATCAACTCGGGACCGAGATGATAGTCACCAAAGCGGGGAG gAGAATGTTCCCGACTTTTCAAGTGAAGATTTTCGGCATGGATCCCATGTCTGACTATATGCTGCTCATGGATTTTGTGCCCGTGGACGACAAAAGATACCG GTATGCCTTCCACAGTTCCTCCTGGCTGGTGGCCGGTAAAGCAGATCCAGCCACCCCGGGCAGAGTACATTATCATCCTGACTCACCAGCCAAGGGCGCTCAATGGATGAAACAAATAGTCTCTTTCGACAAGCTAAAACTAACCAATAATTTATTGGATGATAACGGTCAT ATTATCCTAAACTCGATGCACAGATACCAGCCGCGGTTTCATGTCGTATATGTTGACCCAAGAAAAGATAGTGAAAAGTACGCCGAGGAGAACTTTAAAACGTTTCTATTTGAGGAGACGAGATTTACAGCGGTCACGGCGTATCAGAACCACCGG ATAACACAACTAAAAATCGCAAGCAATCCATTTGCAAAAGGATTTAGAGACTGTGATCCCGAAGACTG GCCGAGGAATCACAGACCCGGCTCTTTACAGTTAATCAGCGCTTTCGCCAGAAACCGTAACCTGGTCTCATCACCGCAACAGAACGGCAGTGAGAAAG ATGGAGACACCAGAGGTGACTATGACCGGGATCCTAGCCGGACAGCCATGCACGCGGAACATCCTCATCAGCAGCAGCTAATGTCCCGGGTGCTGAGCCCGGCTCTCCCCGGCGGACTTCATCCGCTCACCCGGCCAAGCCCTCCTCACGAACTGCGGCTGGACCCCCACACGCAGCCACCGGACAGCCTCCATCACACCTACAAGTACCGTTCATACCACGATGCTTACATCGGTGCCAAAGCCAGGCCGACCCCTTACCCGCTGCCCGGCATAGCGGGCCACAGCTACCACCACATGAACCCCACTGCAAACATGTACCCTGCCAGTGCAGCCCCCACTAACTATGACTATGGGCACAGATAA